A stretch of the Oxyura jamaicensis isolate SHBP4307 breed ruddy duck chromosome 4, BPBGC_Ojam_1.0, whole genome shotgun sequence genome encodes the following:
- the MTCP1 gene encoding protein p13 MTCP-1, which yields MAEGGHAGAPPVRLWVRRVGVYCDEHRKTWLVAAEEEEGMLRARIQRVQVPLGEALRPSQLPPSRLPHMWQLSQGEQYRDSNSRVWEIEHHLMLGGVEELLLKLVPGD from the exons ATGGCAGAAGGAGGGCATGCGGGCGCTCCTCCCGTCCGCCTGTGGGTGCGCCGCGTGGGTGTTTACTGCGATGAGCACCGCAAAACGTGGCTCGTGGCTGCGGAAGAG GAGGAAGGTATGCTGAGGGCTCGGATCCAAAGAGTTCAGGTTCCCCTGGGTGAGGCGCTGCGACCCAGCCAGCTCCCCCCATCCCGGCTGCCTCATATGTGGCAGCTGTCCCAGGGTGAGCAGTACAGGGATAGTAACTCTCGCGTTTGGGAGATAGAGCACCATCTCATG CTCGGTGGTgttgaagaactgctgcttAAACTCGTGCCTGGTGATTAA
- the CMC4 gene encoding cx9C motif-containing protein 4, protein MSQKDPCQKQACEIQKCLQANNYVESKCAAVLQEMRKCCARYPKGRSICCSGFEREEREREKLKTISEGIPPPPQ, encoded by the exons ATGTCCCAGAAGGATCCCTGCCAGAAACAAGcctgtgaaatacagaaatgcttGCAAG CGAACAACTACGTGGAGTCTAAGTGTGCAGCTGTGCTTCAGGAGATGCGGAAGTGCTGCGCCCGGTACCCCAAGGGCCGCTCCATCTGTTGTTCAGGttttgagagagaagaaagagagagagaaaagcttaAGACTATTTCAGAAGGAATTCCTCCACCACCTCAGTAA
- the FUNDC2 gene encoding FUN14 domain-containing protein 2, translating to MAAAGGGRPEDAFTVLELSEYAKSRPWWRRVFAPSSGSSAEKYNVATQLVIGGLTGWCTGFIFQKVGKLAATAVGGGFFLLQIANHTGYIKVDWKLVERDVNKAKQQLKFHSSGNKMSPEVKSRVDEVIIFLKKNVILTGGFAGGFLLGMAS from the exons ATGGCTGCGGCGGGCGG AGGCCGGCCGGAGGACGCGTTCACCGTGCTGGAGCTGTCCGAGTACGCCAAGAGCCGGCCGTGGTGGCGCAGGGTGTTCGCGCCCAGCTCGGGGTCGAGCGCGGAGAAGTACAACGTGGCCACGCAGCTCGTCATCGGCGGCCTCACCGGCTG GTGCACTGGATTCATCTTCCAGAAAGTTGGCAAGCTGGCAGCAACGGCAGTGGGAGGTGGCTTTTTCCTGCTTCAG ATCGCAAACCACACAGGGTACATCAAAGTGGACTGGAAGCTAGTGGAACGGGATGTGAACAAagccaagcagcagctgaagtttCACAGCAGCGGTAACAAAATGTCTCCAGAAGTGAAAAGCAGAGTGGATGAG GTGATcatatttctgaagaagaacGTTATCCTGACTGGAGGATTTGCTGGAGGATTTCTGCTTGGAATGGCTTCCTAG